In Hydrogenimonas thermophila, the DNA window CAGCATAAAGGGTTTCCGCCTCATAAAAATGGAAGAAAGCTTGTTGTAGAGTTGAATTTTAAACCAAAGGAGTAGGATTGAGATATCTGTTGATTTTATGTATGGGTATATTTCTATATGGAGCTGATGCAACATTAGAGATTGTTAAAAATGTTGACAACCGTCCATCGATTACTATAGAAGATTCTTCAAGTTTCGGGAACAGTTATGTAAAAAAGAAGTTTTTTAGATTGGTATTGGGTGATTTAAAGGTAACTTCACATTTTAAAGTGGATGACACATATAGAGTAACTGACTACAATAGCCCAATAAATCCAATAATTAAGCAGAATCGTTATCTTGTTAGATACTCTTTTAAAGAGGGCGATGGTCAAAGACTTATTTTAGATTTCAAAGTTTATGACTTAAGAAGCAAAACTTGGTTTTTTGAGAGAAGATACAGAGTGAGCAATCGTGTAAGGTATCCATTTTTAATACATCAGGCGGTTATTGATTTTAACGATTCACTTGGATTGCCTAGTGTTGGTTGGATGAAAAGATATGTTGTATTATCTCAATATACTAAATCAAAACAGTCTAAAATTTTAATTGCAGACTATACATTGACATATCGTAAAACTATTATAAGCGGTGGTCTCAATATTTTTCCTAAATGGGCAGATAGAGAACAAAAAGGGATCTATTATACAAAGATTGGCAGAAAACCAATTTTATATTACTATAATATTTATACAGGAAAACGTCATAGAGTTGCATCATCTGATGGTATGATTATTTGCTCAGATGTAAGTAGAGATGGAAAAAAGTTACTTTTGACTAAAGCACCAAATGGACAGCCAGATATTTATCTTTATAATATATTAAATGGAAGGCAGCAAAGACTTACATTCTATTCAGGCATAGATGTTTCCGGGCAGTTTGTAGATGGTGAAAGAGGTGTTGTTTTTGTTTCAGACAGATTGGGAAATCCAAATATATTTAAGTTGGAAATTGGACAAAGAGGTGTGAGTCAACTTGTTTATCATGGTCGCAACAACAGCTCTTGTACCGCTCAAGGAAAATATATAGTTTATACATCACGAGAAAGTAATAATGCTTTTAGTTCAAATACATTTAACCTATATCTTGCATCAACAAAAAGTGATTATATAAGAAGACTAACTGCATCTGGTATAAACCAATTTCCAAAACTTTCACAAGATGGAAAGAGTGTTTTGTATATAAAACATTATGCATCTCAAAGCGCATTGGGAATTATAAGATTGGAGTATAATGAGGGATTTTTATTTCCTCTAACTGGACTTAAAATACAATCAATAGATTGGTGAGATTATTTTAACGCTAAAGTAAGAAAAAGAATGATAATATAATCCAAATTTTCAAGGAGAAAAGTATGAGAAAAAGCTTTGTAGTGGCAACAATTGCGGCTCTATTTATATTTAGTGGCTGCTCTCAAAAAGAGCCTGAAGTTGATATGACAAAGACAACTGCACCTGTTGAGAGTTCTGGTGAAATGGTAGAAACCAGCGCAGATAATGGCGTAAATAGTGTTGTTGGAAGTGAAGAAGTGAGTGATATAACTGCTTTACCTGAAGATGCTCGTAATGCAAAGATTAAAGCACTTGAAGCAAAAGCTCAAAAAATATATTTTGATTTTGACAAATACAATATTCGCGCTGATCAGCAAGAGAATCTAGATGCTGATGCTGAACTGTTTAAGTCAGATATTGCTAAAGATCTTACAATAAAAATAGAAGGTAACTGTGACGAATGGGGTACTGATGAGTACAACTATGCACTTGGATTAAAGCGTGCAAAAAGTGTGCGTGATGCTTTAAGCGTTAAAGGAATAGATAAAAATAGAATGGTGATGGTAAGCTATGGTGAAAGTAATCCAGTTTGCACAGAACATACAAAAGAGTGCTGGGCAAAAAATAGACGAGTTGAGTTTGAATTGCTTCCTTAATGAGTAAAACAGTTTTTCTTTTATCAGTCTCTATTCTAAGTGCATTTGCCAGCATGCAAGAGCCTTCCGCTTTTGGAGCGGGAGACTTGGATGCACCAAATCCTTATGGTTTAAGTTCAACAGAAAAGCATATTGTAAAAAATCAAAAGGATATAAAAAGGCTTCAAAATATTTTGATGAAGCAACAATCTGTTTCAGAAGAGAATAGAGAGCGTCTTGATGGCATTCAGAGCATTTTAGAGACATTAAATAAGCAAGTACGCAGTATAGAAAATAGACTCAACAGAGTTTCTGATGTAAATAAAAGCATTAGTTCTTTAAATAAAAGAGTTGATGCTCTTGAACAGACTCAATCAGAAAATTTTGAGAAAATACGTACTGTTTTAAAAGAGTTAAGCAGTATGCTTGATTCTATAAATGAAAAATATGTTGATAAAGAACAGTTTGCTGCACTTGAAAAATCTTTTTTAGCTTTTAAATCTTCATATGAAAAATTCGTAAAAAAAGGAGATTTAAGCGGAAAGCCAAATAGTCAAGTGTATAAAGAGGCTAAAAAGAAATTTGCAAAAAAGCAGTATTCAGAAGCTGCTATTAACTTTGAACATTTGATTAAAAACCATTATAAACCTGCTGCTTCAAACTACTATCTTGGTGAGATTGCATATCGCCAAGGACGATATAAAGATGCAGTTGCTTATTACAAACAGAGTGCATCTTTATATGATAAAAGCAGTTATATGC includes these proteins:
- the tolB gene encoding Tol-Pal system protein TolB yields the protein MRYLLILCMGIFLYGADATLEIVKNVDNRPSITIEDSSSFGNSYVKKKFFRLVLGDLKVTSHFKVDDTYRVTDYNSPINPIIKQNRYLVRYSFKEGDGQRLILDFKVYDLRSKTWFFERRYRVSNRVRYPFLIHQAVIDFNDSLGLPSVGWMKRYVVLSQYTKSKQSKILIADYTLTYRKTIISGGLNIFPKWADREQKGIYYTKIGRKPILYYYNIYTGKRHRVASSDGMIICSDVSRDGKKLLLTKAPNGQPDIYLYNILNGRQQRLTFYSGIDVSGQFVDGERGVVFVSDRLGNPNIFKLEIGQRGVSQLVYHGRNNSSCTAQGKYIVYTSRESNNAFSSNTFNLYLASTKSDYIRRLTASGINQFPKLSQDGKSVLYIKHYASQSALGIIRLEYNEGFLFPLTGLKIQSIDW
- the pal gene encoding peptidoglycan-associated lipoprotein Pal — encoded protein: MRKSFVVATIAALFIFSGCSQKEPEVDMTKTTAPVESSGEMVETSADNGVNSVVGSEEVSDITALPEDARNAKIKALEAKAQKIYFDFDKYNIRADQQENLDADAELFKSDIAKDLTIKIEGNCDEWGTDEYNYALGLKRAKSVRDALSVKGIDKNRMVMVSYGESNPVCTEHTKECWAKNRRVEFELLP
- a CDS encoding tetratricopeptide repeat protein; translated protein: MSKTVFLLSVSILSAFASMQEPSAFGAGDLDAPNPYGLSSTEKHIVKNQKDIKRLQNILMKQQSVSEENRERLDGIQSILETLNKQVRSIENRLNRVSDVNKSISSLNKRVDALEQTQSENFEKIRTVLKELSSMLDSINEKYVDKEQFAALEKSFLAFKSSYEKFVKKGDLSGKPNSQVYKEAKKKFAKKQYSEAAINFEHLIKNHYKPAASNYYLGEIAYRQGRYKDAVAYYKQSASLYDKSSYMPTLLLHTAISLGRLGKKREAKTFYETLIDLYPNSKSASVARKNLKKLK